The genomic region GTGCATCATCTTCCATGAAGTCGACCATTCTAGTACGCAGGCATCGGCATTCCAGCTGGTGGAGAAGCTTTAAGCTCTTGCTGAAAGTAACGAAAGAGTGGTAGACATGAGAATTGAAGGTGGCGGACTGGATCTTCCCCTAAGGCGGCGAGATAACCAAGAATGTGCTTCTGGGACTGGTTTTGGCGGTAGGTGGCAAGACTTTCCCTTCACCCAAGGCGGGCAGGGTAGTTCTGCACGTTACGGGTATAGTGCCCCCAGTCTGTTGAAGCTGGTTATTCATGAGATCGATCAGGTCAGTCCCGAGGATCCGGTGGATATTCCGGTAGGAAAGGTTCAGGACTGAGAAGTTCTCAGATGTATGCTGTGGGTCGCATGGTCAGTCTCGACCGGGGAGTTGGGAGTGATCATTAATTTGTGGTTTAGTTATTTGTTTCCGATCCAGAATTTAGAAGTTTGTTGAACtttcataatttttaattagGGATTTCCTATGGCATTTTTTCTATAATGGTTTGATTTTATATGATTTATTGAATGGTTCTTTACTACTAATATTGATTTAAACTTTTTTCACAATTATTATCTTAAcatgtaaaagaaacaaaataaaaaaataaaaaaaaattgaattttgccAATCGAGCCTTAGCTCGATTGGCATGAACATGAAACgcattatctttctatttatgAGTTGAAAATGAGTTATGGATAGCCCTAGATATTGTGTCAAAAAGAGCAGAAATGATtagaacctataatgagattgttcaaaaaaaaatttaaattttatttatctttttattcCTCCCCAAATATTTTTTTCTCATGGAAGAGAATAAACAAGTTTCCTCCTTAAATCTCTCAACATTATAATGGAAAACAAGCTAAAAAAGAAATGCAAGTTAAAGAGTAACTAAATATTAATCCAAAAATTCAACCCAAATGAAAGAATATAGGAAAAAAATCCACATATATTGTAGAGGCTGAAAGCTTTCTTCATTTCATGTCTATGGCTGGTTAAAGTCCAAACATCATGATTTGAAGTCCCTGTTACCATCTTCAATCTTCATTAGCGCTAATTTCCGAATCCTTGACCGAATTCTCTGTTGTTGCCGCTTCTTCGGTATCTTTGTTTGTTGTAGAATCTTCGGAAGACTGCGCCATAGTTTCTGAGTCCTTGACAACAGTTTTCAAAGCTTGTTCACTATCTTTCTTTACTGGTTCAACTTCTTGTGATGGTGGCTTTGCTTCAGAATCTTTGATTTCAGTTTTGCAAGCTTCTTCACTATCTTTCTTCGATGGTGGAACTTCTTGTGAAGCTGGGTTGGCTTCAGGAGCTTCGACTTCATTTTTGGAAGCTTCTTCACTCTCTTTCTTTAAAGGTGGGGACTCTTGTGACGGCGGCTTTGCTTCGGAATTTTCGGTTTCAGTATTTTTAGCTTCTTTACTATCTTTGCTCGAGGAAGTAGCTTCTGATGCAGGCGCTGCTTCAGAGTTTGTGGCTTCTTTAGTTCCTGCAGCTTTTTCAGCATCCTCATTTGTGCCACTAGCTTCCACAGATTCAGGCTTTGCTTCTGTCTCTGAagtttcttcttcatttttctttgtcTCAATTACCACAGGTGGGAGCCGTGCATCGAGATCCTTGACTTTTGATGTCAGAGATCGCACATTTTTGGCGCCTGCTAGCCTACCAGCGGACATCTGCAGTGAAAACGAAAATATAAGAGTTTTGACTAAAAGAGACAAGTCTGTCATTTAGATGTTAAAAGAAGATTAAAGAAAACTGTGTGGCAACATGGCCATTAACGATTTCCATAAAAGGAAAAGTGTGCAAGGTTAGGGGTTTCGGAAACAGTCTGTGATATGCAACAACCAGTTCTGCAAGAATCAAGCTCACAAGTAGATGTGCATTGACTGTCTATAAAAGTACATATTGAGAAGCAATCGACCAAGGAATTCCGCTAAATGTATGTTCATATTAGCAAGCGTTCAAATATCATATCGATCTTAATATCCTAAATCTGCACATAAAGTTTCCCTGGTAATATTAACTACTTACTAACTGATATGTTCAAAACAGCGGGTTAGTAAAGCTTTCTCCAAGTTCAATTGCTGTAAGAAAGAAATTTATGTAATTCTTTAAAAGTTCATCATCATGCTGATTCATCGAATGACTTCAAAACAGTACAGAAAGATATCCAATGCttgaataaaatatatgtatttatgCAAGAAATTCATAATCACATCTCAACTTACCTCTTCTATTTGATCTACCCGTTCTTTTAAAACCTCCTCAGATGCTCCCTTGTGAAAGCCTTGAAGAATATAAAGAATGTGATAATGGAGTTCTTCAGATTGATGTTCATCGATCTTACAATGGGGTACGGCTGCTTTGCATCCCACTGAAAAGAAAGGGCAGTTTACGAGCTTCATAGGACAGACGGTTATGCAGTGTCTGTCCATATCACGTCTCATGATGAAATCTGGGCACTTTTGTTCACATGGAATTATCTTGAAAGGGCAAGTGGAATCGTGCTTCTCTGATTTATTAGCCGAAAATCTATCGTCGCACCCTTCATTGTCACAAGTCATTACCCTAAAGCTGCAAGTTGGCATATGCAGAGAAAGTTCTTCTGCAGTCTCGAATTTCATGCTACAGTGATATTCATTCTTGACATCGACATTTTTCAGCAACGTTTGTACAATGGCTTCTCTCTTGTCAACCGGCCAAAACCCATTAATTTCCATCTGTTGAGCAAAATCATCAATTCTGTCTTCTCTCCTCTCGCTTAGCAGCAATGCTGAAACTCGACTAAACAAATTCCTCTTCGAAACTGCAAACTCGTCAATAAGAAAAGCAATGATATCGTAAGGATTGTCGTATGCTTCTGCCTGTGGACCACCTTCCAAGACAACAGATTCAGCCACATAAGTTTCAGTTCTTTGTGTAAGATACTCCACCATTTCTTTTCTTAAGTCTGCAGCTACTGAACCCGGGGACCTGAAAACACCACCGGTTGTATTGTCAACACAAGCCGTTGCTAACCCTGGGAGGAGTGCTTGAGTTATCTTGAAAAGCAGTTCTGCATCACAAAGATCACAGTGAAATGCAGGACCTGCCACTTTTGCATCTTTGATCTTTTCAGGTACATTTTCTACATCACCTGCAGGTGGCTCTGTACTTGTAGGCGGATCAGTTGTTGTAGGTGGATCCGTAGTTGCAGGTGCATCTGTACTTGCAGGAGGACCCGTACTTGGCGATGCCTACAAAAAATTGATGTCAACTACAGCATCTAACTATCTGGTTTGATAACAAATCTAATTGGCAACCAAAGAGCATTGTAGACTTAAAATCTTTTAAATCTAATAGCCTTTCAGCCACAAGGAAACATGTTGATAAAATTTCTACAATAAATTCAGAGATATCGATAAAAAGATTTCTCAGGAAACAACGCCGCCGATATTCAAACTTAAAACCTCGATCTATAAACCTATGAAATATATTCAGCTAGCTATTTGACTATTTAAGGGGTAAACAGAACTAAGATATATTTCTCAGGAAACAACGCCGCCGATATTCAAACTTAAAACCTCGATCTATAAACCTATGAAATATATTCAGCTAGCTATTTGACTATTTAAGGGGTAAACAGTACTAAGATATATTTAAAACCCTACGTATGAACAATTTTTCAATTTCTTAATctttgtgcttaatttgataataaaCAAATCTCAATTCGTTTTCTCAAAATCCAATCACCAAAACTTTCAATATAAACAATCCCAATTTTTGggcaacaaataaaataaaacatagaaaatgcAGTAGATTCTTAATCTCAAAGGGATCATAACTGGAGAATCAAATTCTAATTATCCCATTAATCAAATGTAAcgggagaaaaaaaagaaaagaaaaagactaaatacTCGACTCATTTCCAAATGCTGAAGAATTCAGAGATCAGACGATTTAATCCttaaaattggctttaattttcttTACCACTCTGGTTCTCTCAAAATGAgggaaaaaaaatgtaaaaagctaaagctaaaattatatatataaggaATAATTTAAACCATACCTAAGAACAAGTTGAAAATATTTTAGCACATTCTTTTGCTTAATTTGATATGAAACAAAATCTCAATTACTTCTCCAAAGATCTAAACACCAAAACTTTcaacaaaacaaattaaaaacataaaaacgtGCAATAAATTCTTAATCTTAAACGGATCATAAATGTAGCAACACgtaaaaggaagaaagaaagaaagaaataccTCCATCATCTTGAAATTCAGAGAATTCAGAGATTATGATCAAATAAAACCTCTCTTTCTctcaaaaaaagagaaaaaagaaaatctGAAAAAAAGGAAGCTAAAGTTAAAACGAACAGGCCCATGTTTTTCGTTTTTATATCCATATAACTGTTTTTAACGATCCTTTTGGCTTATTCGTTTGACTGAAAACGCCGGCTTCGCCAGCCCTTGCGTTTAACAAAATCGTGTTTCTTCGTGTTTAGTACGCGGAATTACCCATTTGGGCCTTTTTAGGATAAAGGTGACTCAATtgttagtaattttatattttggtcacATAATTTTAAATAGTTACAAATTAGTTATCGAATTATTTAAAGTTGTTATTCAAGTCACTAACTCGTTAAATTACTAACTGATGGCTAATGGTTGTTAACTCACTATTCATTATATGTAAAATTCACACAATATCAttcaattattagtaaattttcaCTTTAAtcactcaatttaaaaaaaaatattactcGTTTGGTCAGTGATTTGTATTAATAAAGTAGAATTTGTCTTCCCCTTTCACTAAATTTTGCAATGTCATTTCAATTAATATCGTATTACGCTTGGACTtttagtttttctatattttatttgtttaattaataaaattatattatattaaaaataattagttattgaatttttattatttatgaaagttaaatttattcttttatgtttagattttttttgtaaattatttaattgttttAGCATCAATTTATTAGTAGCATAAGGAGGTTTTGAATTCTTAAAAGTAGATTTAAAACTCGTACCTCTATAATATTGTGTTGCACCAAATGGATGAGATTGATGTTGTTGAAACTGCTGCTCAATTTCAACGGCCTTGTGTACCGCATCCTTAAGATCAACATAGGTTTGAAGATTAAGAGCATTGGTTATCGAAATGTTCAAGCCATCTACAAACCGCATCATGGTAGTCTCGTCATCTTCTCGTATATTTTCTCTTTGCATAAGCATCTCTATCTCCTTAAAGTATTTATCAACAAATTGAATACCTTGAACAAGGCATTGAAGTCGTCATTTAATATCCCTATAACAGTGAGGTGGGATAAAACATTTTCTCATGATTTGGGTCAACTGGTCCCACGAATTAACATCTCGTTCACTATTCTTTGGTGGTTCAACACAAGCTGAGTCCACCAACTCAATGCATAATCCAAAAATCCCAGTGTAGCCAATGGAACTTTCTCCTCCTCCGGACATCTATAACAACAAAACATTATCTCAATTTTAGCCTCCCAATCACAATATACATCTAGATCATTCTTCCATCAGAATGGTGGAATGTTGAACTTTGGTTTACCTACAGAAGGTTGGCCTTGATCAAGAATACCCAAAGTTTCATCAATATGACAATATCCTTGTCTACCAATATTAGAACGAATATGAAGTTGTCCATTGTCCCTATCATCATCACTATCACGAGCACAAGACCGTCGGTTTGAATAAGTCTCTAAACGAGCAAAAGCTTGAGTTAGCATTTGAGATTGATTGGTAAGCTGATTGGAAAGCAGATTAATGTTCTCTTGTAGTTTTGTTCGGCACTTAGTCGAATTGGCCTATAGTTCCATTTGACACTTAGTCAAATTGGCCTCAAATGTATCACATACCTCGTTTAATTGTTGATGTTGAAATTTTACTATCCCCATAATATTCTCAAATGTAACATCTTATTCTTTGTCATTGGATGGTATCTCATCATGGTTTTTACGGTTACGAGTGCCACAAGTCATTGTGAAAGCTTGGAAAATACATAACACTCAAAAGAAATATTAAGCAAACCTCACATTTATGCACtcagaaataaaattaaattctcAATGAGGTAAGAATTAATATTGTGAGtcttttaaaaaatttctatATCAATCAATCAGAAGGTATTAGAATCAACTAACAAAGCAAACCTAATAGCACTATGAGTCCAAAATTGGCTAGACACCAAAGAATTGTGTTACACGGAGGAAGGAATGTGCAACGTGTTTTAACCTACTAACACAAGAAACAATAAAGTGTTAGAATGCGTACAAGAACAATAAAAAGCAAAAACAAAGGAAAACCTAAGACTAAGAGTCAATGAAAATTGCAGAAACCTGAAAACCCAAAAAATTGCTAAGCAACTTGACAAACTTCGTTCGAGGTGTTCCCTATTTCCAAAAATCACGAAATTTAAACTAGAGCCTCCTCgaaaatgtaatatcctgattttgggcctagtcggaatagtggtttcgtgaccacaaaatccgagatagaaataattattttatgattattttaaggtctatgatatgattgcatgattgtgtgaaaatttcgtgaagaaattttatgcataaagtgcttaaattgaaattagggactaaatcgaataatttgcaaaacttgcattctagaagtttctagtataaaattgttttgaaatattaattaggaggtcttaaatagaaattttaccaatttctaagtctatggacaaaaattggacatggatggaatttttggaaagtttagtagtaagggcattttggtcatttagggtaaaat from Gossypium arboreum isolate Shixiya-1 chromosome 1, ASM2569848v2, whole genome shotgun sequence harbors:
- the LOC108454448 gene encoding uncharacterized protein LOC108454448; its protein translation is MMEASPSTGPPASTDAPATTDPPTTTDPPTSTEPPAGDVENVPEKIKDAKVAGPAFHCDLCDAELLFKITQALLPGLATACVDNTTGGVFRSPGSVAADLRKEMVEYLTQRTETYVAESVVLEGGPQAEAYDNPYDIIAFLIDEFAVSKRNLFSRVSALLLSERREDRIDDFAQQMEINGFWPVDKREAIVQTLLKNVDVKNEYHCSMKFETAEELSLHMPTCSFRVMTCDNEGCDDRFSANKSEKHDSTCPFKIIPCEQKCPDFIMRRDMDRHCITVCPMKLVNCPFFSVGCKAAVPHCKIDEHQSEELHYHILYILQGFHKGASEEVLKERVDQIEEMSAGRLAGAKNVRSLTSKVKDLDARLPPVVIETKKNEEETSETEAKPESVEASGTNEDAEKAAGTKEATNSEAAPASEATSSSKDSKEAKNTETENSEAKPPSQESPPLKKESEEASKNEVEAPEANPASQEVPPSKKDSEEACKTEIKDSEAKPPSQEVEPVKKDSEQALKTVVKDSETMAQSSEDSTTNKDTEEAATTENSVKDSEISANED